The Stomoxys calcitrans chromosome 3, idStoCalc2.1, whole genome shotgun sequence genome includes a region encoding these proteins:
- the LOC131995893 gene encoding putative nuclease HARBI1, giving the protein MFTVLFGRNEKHRVKQFVQTVIHNYSDIEFKTNLRISRDSANDLIQRFSTTCGERSYQGGRHQVSAETSILLFLWFSGNKTTLREVSNLFDLSLSTTHSCINKVLDFLVNDVAPQVIKFPSTNEDKEYVAKEFEKISGVPNVLGCIDGSYISIRTPKHKIRSTYANRHDTVSITMQGICDSKLKFLDVYTGVPSKIHDSRILKLSFISKDLPALCCPKYYLLGDSAYPLRHYLLTPYRDYGNLSESERNYNLKFCQTRVKIENAFGVLKCRFRQLMRLDFHKVETMAKFIIACCVLHNICIDRNDLYEDEIENTEIHNNDDPLGEDLRDILPTQLGQCKRSEVKDYLYGLRN; this is encoded by the exons ATGTTTACAGTGTTATTTGGTCGAAATGAGAAACATCGCGTAAAACAATTTGTTCAAACTGTTATCCATAATTATTCGGACATTGAA TTCAAGACGAATTTACGTATTAGCCGGGATAGTGCTAATGATTTAATCCAGAGGTTTTCCACAACTTGCGGCGAAAGATCATACCAAGGCGGTAGACACCAAGTATCTGCGGAAACCTCAATACTATTATTTTTGTG gtTTAGTGGAAACAAGACCACATTACGAGAAGTCTCAAATCTCTTTGACctgtcactttcaacaacccACTCATGTATAAATAAAGTTTTGGATTTCTTGGTGAATGATGTGGCACCACAAGTTATTAAATTTCCAAGCACAAACGAGGATAAGGAATATGTCGCCAAAGAATTTGAAAAG ATATCTGGAGTTccaaatgtattgggttgcatAGATGGAAGTTACATCTCTATAAGGACACCCAAACACAAAATCCGGTCTACATATGCTAACAGACATGACACTGTATCAATAACCATGCAAGGAATTTGtgattcaaaattaaaatttcttgacgTATATACTGGAGTACCCAGCAAAATTCACGATTCGAGGATATTGAAACTGTCTTTTATATCAAAAGATTTGCCTGCTTTGTGTTGTCCGAAATATTATTTACTAGGAGATTCTGCTTATCCTTTAAGGCATTATCTATTAACTCCATATCGCGACTATGGTAATTTGAGCGAATCAGAAAgaaattataatttaaaattttgtcaaacccGTGTTAAAATTGAGAATGCTTTCGGTGTTCTAAAGTGCCGATTTAGACAACTAATGCGTTTagattttcacaaagtcgaaaCAATGGCAAAATTTATCATTGCCTGTTGTGTTCTTCACAACATTTGCATTGATAGAAATGACTTATATGAAGACGAAATAGAAAATACAGAAATCCATAACAATGATGACCCCTTGGGAGAGGACCTGAGAGATATTTTGCCAACCCAGTTAGGACAATGCAAACGCAGTGAAGTAAAAGATTATTTATATGgattaagaaattaa
- the LOC131995931 gene encoding uncharacterized protein LOC131995931: MEELVDKAESPSYKQVNLWSDGDTRMLLDLYAKYLPQIGPLGKFRNKKEMWSKVAEKVGNKSAKQCEERYKTVLRRKKLAVENNNTSGSKRQKIDFEEELFQICNLDDSIEPEIQISSQKIIKREQRDILASTSTSKKKQSVQDTLLEIAKLNEEAKERRHREKMEAIKDMKQSLERLFQQK; encoded by the exons ATGGAAGAATTAGTGGACAAGGCAGAAAGTCCAAGTTACAAGCAAGTTAATT TGTGGTCTGACGGCGACACCAGAATGCTGCTGGACTTATACGCCAAGTATTTGCCCCAAATTGGCCCCTTAGGGaaatttagaaataaaaaagaaatgtgGTCAAAAGTTGCGGAGAAGGTTGGAAATAAAAGTGCAAAACAGTGCGAAGAGCGCTATAAAACTGTTTTAAGACGGAAAAAATTGGCGGTGGAAAACAATAACACGTCGGGCTCAAAGAGGCAAAAAATTGACTTTGAAGAAGAGCTGTTCCAAATTTGCAATCTAGATGATTCAATTGAGCCGGAGATTCAAATAAGCAGCCAAAAAATTATTAAGCGGGAGCAGCGTGATATATTGGCAAGTACTTCCACGTCAAAGAAAAAGCAAAGTGTGCAGGATACTCTGCTTGAAATTGCAAAGCTTAATGAAGAGGCAAAAGAAAGGCGCCATAGAGAGAAAATGGAAGCGATTAAAGACATGAAGCAAAGTTTGGAGAGATTATTCCAACAAAAATGA